The sequence TTCGCGGTGCTGCTGACCATCACCTCGCTGTCCCGCTGGTGGGGGGTGCTGCCGACGGCCGCGGGCTTCGCTGCCACGGTGCTGCTCGGTCGCCGCTACGACGCGGTGCTGCGCGCCGAGGTCGCCGACCAGGACGGGCCGCGATGAGCGAGAGCCCCCGCAGTCCGGGTGATCGCTCGGCTGCCTCGGACGCTCCCGCCCCGGCGTTCCATGAGCTGATCCACTCCCCTGTGCGGCTGCGGATCTGCGGCATGCTCCGCCCTGCCGACGAGGTCGAGTTCGCGGTGCTGCGCGACATCCTGCAGCTCAAGGATGCGAACCTCTCGAAGAATCTCAAGCTGCTCGCCGAGGCCGGTCTCGTGGATCTGCGCAAGGAGTTCTCCCCGCGCCGGAACGACGCCCGCAAACTCACCTGGGTCACGCTGACCGATGCCGGCCATGCCGCTCTGGCCTCGCATCTGGCCGCGCTGCGGGCCATCGCCGAGGGCGATCCCCTGCTCGGCCCCTGACCTCCGAGGCGACCACCCGATCCCTGGCTCGACGCCTGACCCTGTCCCTGCTCACCCCTGGGCAGCCTCGAGCCCGCTCGGCCGCCACATGCCTGAGCCGTCCCGTCGGCGCTCCGCGCGACGGGCCGGGGCAGGGCCGTCCGGGCGCGGCAGGCTCTAGGATCACGCACATGACCGACAGCGCCGCCCACCGCCGCCTCGCCGCGGAGCGCACCGACTACCTCGCCGCCTCGCTGCCCGATGAGGCACCGGAGGATCCGCTGGCCCTGTTCGCCACCTGGCTCGAGGAGGCCTTCGCGCGCCGCGAGTCGCACGGCGCCCCCTCCGATCCGTCGGCCGTGGTGCTGTCCACCGTGGCGCTCGGCGAGGACGGCGCCCCGCGCCCGCGCTCGCGCACCGTGCTGCTGAAGGATCAGGACGCCGACGGGTTCGTGGTCTACACGAACCTCGAGTCCGACAAGGCGCACGAGATCGCGGCGACGCCCCGGGCCGCGCTGCTGATGCCCTGGTACGTGCTGCAGCGCCAGGTGCGGATCGAGGGCACCGTCGAGCTGCTCGCGGACGCCGACTCCGACGCCTACTGGGCCCAGCGTCCGCGCGGCTCGCAGCTGGGGGCGTGGGCCTCGCACCAGTCCCGCGAGATCGCCTCGCGAGAAGCGCTCGATGCCCAGTTCGCCGAGGTCAGCGCCCGTTTCGAGGGACAGTCGGTGCCGCGGCCGCCGTTCTGGGGCGGCCTGCGGATCCACCCGGAGCGCCTCGAGTTCTGGCAGGGCCGCGAGAACCGCTTCCATGACCGGATCGCCTACCTGCGCACCGCCGAGGGCACCTGG comes from Brachybacterium faecium DSM 4810 and encodes:
- a CDS encoding pyridoxamine-phosphate oxidase (PFAM: Pyridoxine 5'-phosphate oxidase C-terminal dimerisation region; Pyridoxamine 5'-phosphate oxidase~TIGRFAM: pyridoxamine-phosphate oxidase) gives rise to the protein MTDSAAHRRLAAERTDYLAASLPDEAPEDPLALFATWLEEAFARRESHGAPSDPSAVVLSTVALGEDGAPRPRSRTVLLKDQDADGFVVYTNLESDKAHEIAATPRAALLMPWYVLQRQVRIEGTVELLADADSDAYWAQRPRGSQLGAWASHQSREIASREALDAQFAEVSARFEGQSVPRPPFWGGLRIHPERLEFWQGRENRFHDRIAYLRTAEGTWTRHRLQP